The following are encoded in a window of Arvicanthis niloticus isolate mArvNil1 chromosome 1, mArvNil1.pat.X, whole genome shotgun sequence genomic DNA:
- the Sertad1 gene encoding SERTA domain-containing protein 1 isoform X1 — MLYIQGTQEVPSPASTIPSTVAHACHPCTGEGKRCSCLPSKFERMLSKGLKRKREEEEPPMEPLSVDSWWLDQSHPAVAQTPPTVASSSLFDLSVVKLHHSLRQSEPDLRHLVLVVNTLRRIQASMEPTTVLPPEPVQPTAPSVADSLLASSDAGLSASMASLLEDLNHIEDLNQVPQPQADDGPPGRSVGGVPPNLGALDLLGPGTGCLLDDGLEGLFEDIDTSMYDSELWLPASEGLKPGPENGPAKEETPELDEAELDYLMDVLVGTQALERPPGPGR; from the exons CCTGCACGGGAGAAGGGAAGCGCTGCAGTTGTCTAcctagcaagtttgag AGGATGCTGAGCAAAGGTCTGAAGCGCAAGCGTGAGGAGGAGGAGCCGCCGATGGAACCCCTCTCAGTGGACTCGTGGTGGTTGGATCAAAGCCACCCAGCAGTGGCACAGACCCCTCCGACCGTGGCTTCTAGCTCTCTCTTTGACCTCTCAGTGGTCAAGCTCCACCACAGCCTGCGGCAGAGCGAGCCAGACCTCCGGCACCTGGTGCTTGTGGTGAACACATTGAGGCGCATCCAGGCGTCCATGGAACCTACAACTGTCCTGCCACCTGAGCCCGTGCAGCCCACAGCCCCCTCTGTGGCAGACAGCCTTCTGGCTAGCTCAGACGCTGGCCTCTCAGCCTCCATGGCCAGCCTCCTGGAAGATCTCAACCATATTGAGGACCTGAACCAGGTCCCCCAACCCCAAGCAGATGACGGGCCTCCAGGCCGCTCTGTCGGGGGTGTCCCACCCAACCTGGGTGCCTTGGACTTGCTAGGCCCCGGCACTGGATGTCTGCTGGACGATGGACTGGAGGGCTTGTTTGAGGACATTGATACCTCCATGTATGACAGTGAACTTTGGTTACCAGCCTCTGAGGGTCTCAAACCTGGCCCTGAGAATGGCCCAGCCAAGGAGGAAACTCCCGAGTTGGATGAGGCTGAACTGGACTACCTCATGGATGTCCTAGTAGGCACACAGGCACTGGAACGGCCACCAGGGCCTGGGCGCTGA
- the Sertad1 gene encoding SERTA domain-containing protein 1 isoform X2 translates to MLSKGLKRKREEEEPPMEPLSVDSWWLDQSHPAVAQTPPTVASSSLFDLSVVKLHHSLRQSEPDLRHLVLVVNTLRRIQASMEPTTVLPPEPVQPTAPSVADSLLASSDAGLSASMASLLEDLNHIEDLNQVPQPQADDGPPGRSVGGVPPNLGALDLLGPGTGCLLDDGLEGLFEDIDTSMYDSELWLPASEGLKPGPENGPAKEETPELDEAELDYLMDVLVGTQALERPPGPGR, encoded by the coding sequence ATGCTGAGCAAAGGTCTGAAGCGCAAGCGTGAGGAGGAGGAGCCGCCGATGGAACCCCTCTCAGTGGACTCGTGGTGGTTGGATCAAAGCCACCCAGCAGTGGCACAGACCCCTCCGACCGTGGCTTCTAGCTCTCTCTTTGACCTCTCAGTGGTCAAGCTCCACCACAGCCTGCGGCAGAGCGAGCCAGACCTCCGGCACCTGGTGCTTGTGGTGAACACATTGAGGCGCATCCAGGCGTCCATGGAACCTACAACTGTCCTGCCACCTGAGCCCGTGCAGCCCACAGCCCCCTCTGTGGCAGACAGCCTTCTGGCTAGCTCAGACGCTGGCCTCTCAGCCTCCATGGCCAGCCTCCTGGAAGATCTCAACCATATTGAGGACCTGAACCAGGTCCCCCAACCCCAAGCAGATGACGGGCCTCCAGGCCGCTCTGTCGGGGGTGTCCCACCCAACCTGGGTGCCTTGGACTTGCTAGGCCCCGGCACTGGATGTCTGCTGGACGATGGACTGGAGGGCTTGTTTGAGGACATTGATACCTCCATGTATGACAGTGAACTTTGGTTACCAGCCTCTGAGGGTCTCAAACCTGGCCCTGAGAATGGCCCAGCCAAGGAGGAAACTCCCGAGTTGGATGAGGCTGAACTGGACTACCTCATGGATGTCCTAGTAGGCACACAGGCACTGGAACGGCCACCAGGGCCTGGGCGCTGA